The DNA window ACCAGTCTCGAAGTTAGTTCTAGACCGTCCGCAAGCTTCAGTTTGTTCCCGTAGTAAGATTGGCTAACGTTTCTCAACACTATAGccataaaaacaacaagttTACAGCCTGGTGAGTACGACTGAATTTGGATATTTTCATTATGGTGGGAGCCAAGTATGTTTTTGGAGGTGGCATTCAATGTTTGAAAACCACTGTGACCACAGCTGAATATCTGAAATATTCGTTTAGATCAGGCAAACCTGAAATAAGGGCAAaccattgtttcattttgcgAACCCAGCAGTCTTTTGGCCGAtaggcggggtacaccctgaaccggtcaccagccacgcaggcacggggagaacatgcaaacttctcACAGCCGGAATCAAAcctccgaactgtgaggcagacatgaTAACCGGTGTAACCAAGGGTAAACTAATTGCGTTTTGAGTTCCTTTAACTTAGCAGAACACAACATACCATGCATGACATCCTGTCTGAACTTAACGACTTAATAAGAACATGACGGAAGTATTTAAAAGCGTTAACTCGAGATAGTAAAAGTTGTCTGACGATCACGTGCTGAAAACTCCGCCTATTGATCCCAGACCATCCTTCATGTTCCTCCTCCCCGTCGTccgccgcctgcctgcctccctccctttgTCTTGCTCCTCACTGTGTTCACttttcccctccaaaaaaCGCGTGGACACCCACAGGGCGCGGGAAAGGCTTTGAGGGCAGACCCCACGACCACTACAACAAACCctggccacattttttttttttttaatcttttccTCCACAGGATATTTGGGTGTGGGTGTGTATTCCTCCGCTTGAGCCGCTGACAAACCAAATGTTCCCCTTCTTTTGGACTTCTCacatggagttttttttttgtcgaaaGTGCCGCGTGACATCTCAAatcgaggtaaaaaaaattgattaatTTATCTGAAGATGATAATCGGAGGatagaaaacaaactaaaaatcAGTCGTAGTTGCAAGTTCAGTCGCGTTTGAATCCACCAAATGCATGTCATCGTCAGTTTGTTGaacccacattttttactcGTGACATTCGCTCAAGTAAATTATTTGATTTCAAGTCGTCTTTCAAGTCACCCGGTcaagggaggagaaaaaaaaccagtcTACCAAAGAAACCGCATGGTTGTATCCACGCTGACTTTTATTTAATAGCTCTCTCAATTTTCTTAGGAAGTTTAACTGGTTTCCTGTGTACTAACTGTGGAAGTGGTGTCACGTGACACGGCGCATAGCTTCGTGCCtttctcaaaatattaaaactcTTGACACACGAGTTGTAACGTTTGTCATCACAAGACCGGTTTTTGGGTTGATTGGTTGAGAACACGCGCACTAATCCAGATAAGACTGTCGAAATAGTTTGCCCAAATATGCCTGCTGATATTTACTTTCATATAAAACGACTTGAACTGTGTGTGGCTGACGTTTAACATCTTGCACTAGAGTGCACCTTTGTGGTTGTTAGCTTAGAAAGGCGCGATACCAAAATCGTAACTttgatgtatttaaaaaaaaaaatacattttatattctattcttttatattatttttaagtgcTTAAATTAGCAAGAGGAAGACGAGCAATAAATCGTCTGTGTTCAAGTCATCAGAACTAATTAGAGTTTCAGTGAAAAGGTCAGCCAAGCCATTGGTATGTAATGGTGACTTATTGTTTTTCAACTCTGTTGTGTAACTCAGGCGCTGCTCTCAGGTTGAGATACTAATTGTACGCTAAGCAGTGTAATGCATTAGAAACCTCAAGGTCGCTAATATTTGTGGAACCCTTTTCACTTGAAACACATCTAAACCAGTCATTTTTTGGAGCGTCATTGCCTAAACATAATGCTGCAATAAACTGTTGACAACTTTCTTAGGTTTGGAGCCAGCATGACGAGAAGATGAGCAACCAGTGGAAGCAGAGCGTGGTTGAGATGTTTTGAGGCAAGATGCCTTTATTTGACGAATCCGTGGCATTTGCTGGACTGTCCAAGTCATCAGACATGTCTGGGTTCATTGTAAAGCCCGTGTTCCCGTACGGCGGGGCCCATTTTTCCTACCACCCCCGAGGAAAGGATGCGGCAGAGTTTACGACACCTTGGACTAACTCAAGCGCGGCGAGTCCGACACATCAAGCATCTGGGGCCAAAACGGGGGGTGACAATTCATCTCTACCTGACAGTCCTGTTTATCTCGCCATCCCAAAAGCTCTGTATTTACATAACCCGTGTTGCCACGATCTGGCTTGCGTCATGAGACACCGCTACAACATGGAGCACGGCCAGacggcggcgctcaatgctgaTTTGGAGCACAACCGGAGTCGAGGAGAGCCTTACCACAGCCCGAGATCGGGCATCCATCAAAAGGCGCAAGACAACCCGCGAGATTTACAGTCGGATTCCTGCGAAGAACAAATCAAGAGGATGACTGCGGAAAGTTTGACCGGAGGAAGGTCGAGTCGAACGGAGCCCAACTACAGCGGCTACCCCTGCATGCCCCCTCTCGCCATGCTGGCTTCTTTGAGTGAGCAAAGGCGACATTTACAGCCTCCCCCCAGAGGCTTTGCAGCCTTTCCCCCCACCCATGCAACATATGAGCATATGACCTCAGAGCTTTATCAAGAATGTTCTCCCATGTCCAAATATGGTCATCCAACAAAGCAGCCAATGTTTTACTACCCGCAGGCCAATGTGGAGGTCAAACACAGAACACATAGTCGGGATATTGGTGGCGAGCAAAGAGAAGACGTTCCCGTTATTCGAACGAGCGCTATCCCGAGCCCTCGGGAGTATTATACATTCCCTCCAACGCTTCAAGGCGACattcctttgttttttcacGGCACTGAAACGCAACCAAATCACTCCTTTGTGCACGGCTTGGGCTATCGATGTTACGCGCATCCTGGTTTTCAAATTAGAAACGTCGAGCAGCAGCACGTGCCAACTGGGCTGCCTTCGCATCGACTTATCCTTCCTGGATCAGACCAACGTccgtccgccgccgccgcagttGGCCTTCAGAAGAGCGAGCAGCACGTGGGACCGTCGGAGCCTTCCCATGTTTTGCTGCGGATGGAGCCCTTCAGTCCGACCAGACCTGTTTTACCCCCCCACTTTGAAATCAACAGCCTGTATCCTTCCATCACCAGTCGACTGGATCGCCAGATGGAGCGACCGGTCATTTCACCTTCCGGCATGACCCAAGACAGACCGCTGGACTTTTCTTCTTATGTAAGTCAGATTAAACCGGAACACCGTAAAGACTTCCCAGTTTCCCCGAGGACGCGGCTTCCCCAATCTCCCAAACAAACGTCAGATTGCAGGTCCAAGCTTGAAAGGCTCATCACCACGGATAAAGTGAACGGAATTGCGTGCGGCTATGCCGACTCTGTTCTCAAAGAGGGCCTGAAAAGACGTT is part of the Syngnathus acus chromosome 6, fSynAcu1.2, whole genome shotgun sequence genome and encodes:
- the c6h15orf39 gene encoding uncharacterized protein C15orf39 homolog isoform X1 — its product is MPLFDESVAFAGLSKSSDMSGFIVKPVFPYGGAHFSYHPRGKDAAEFTTPWTNSSAASPTHQASGAKTGGDNSSLPDSPVYLAIPKALYLHNPCCHDLACVMRHRYNMEHGQTAALNADLEHNRSRGEPYHSPRSGIHQKAQDNPRDLQSDSCEEQIKRMTAESLTGGRSSRTEPNYSGYPCMPPLAMLASLSEQRRHLQPPPRGFAAFPPTHATYEHMTSELYQECSPMSKYGHPTKQPMFYYPQANVEVKHRTHSRDIGGEQREDVPVIRTSAIPSPREYYTFPPTLQGDIPLFFHGTETQPNHSFVHGLGYRCYAHPGFQIRNVEQQHVPTGLPSHRLILPGSDQRPSAAAAVGLQKSEQHVGPSEPSHVLLRMEPFSPTRPVLPPHFEINSLYPSITSRLDRQMERPVISPSGMTQDRPLDFSSYVSQIKPEHRKDFPVSPRTRLPQSPKQTSDCRSKLERLITTDKVNGIACGYADSVLKEGLKRRFPSLLKIKLEEPDSYEIDLTTKRRKSDTKRKREDYCPQMPVIGSVFSLAQEYLNAPEAFRSQVEPQRGAQLTDHCQIIPTTALKGIKPDPNGAPHCMCPEKCEVQMMEPTKIKVAKINQSDPCEKSPSPAASSAIRDQIKPQPEDATLSDTKSMLATQICEPEKLERQLLSAEVSDASQSPKVPRSLENDKTPQEQVAETELKPLKAANFNITSIPLEHLKLCPSYDIRLHRPAAQQEPPAQIQAETSPVRQAAVRKRFVELHRTLCKRVSKRVSATSEQQLTTWRSQLELAEPSSNKVQNVSSLLGIQARDKWLNEEINSALDEVLDRFREYIIHERCPFPHVMRTGAVFLPMLVVKEILFPEVPVTFIDQVLQEHKVQLRPTTLSEEKILTQLHKPCSSRLRRLMSLKHLPDVYADVLNLLYYSNVCKHLDSTSSDVQKTSQVYVPNFYVVS
- the c6h15orf39 gene encoding uncharacterized protein C15orf39 homolog isoform X2, producing the protein MPLFDESVAFAGLSKSSDMSGFIVKPVFPYGGAHFSYHPRGKDAAEFTTPWTNSSAASPTHQASGAKTGGDNSSLPDSPVYLAIPKALYLHNPCCHDLACVMRHRYNMEHGQTAALNADLEHNRSRGEPYHSPRSGIHQKAQDNPRDLQSDSCEEQIKRMTAESLTGGRSSRTEPNYSGYPCMPPLAMLASLSEQRRHLQPPPRGFAAFPPTHATYEHMTSELYQECSPMSKYGHPTKQPMFYYPQANVEVKHRTHSRDIGGEQREDVPVIRTSAIPSPREYYTFPPTLQGDIPLFFHGTETQPNHSFVHGLGYRCYAHPGFQIRNVEQQHVPTGLPSHRLILPGSDQRPSAAAAVGLQKSEQHVGPSEPSHVLLRMEPFSPTRPVLPPHFEINSLYPSITSRLDRQMERPVISPSGMTQDRPLDFSSYVSQIKPEHRKDFPVSPRTRLPQSPKQTSDCRSKLERLITTDKVNGIACGYADSVLKEGLKRRFPSLLKIKLEEPDSYEIDLTTKRRKSDTKRKREDYCPQMPVIGSVFSLAQEYLNAPEAFRSQVEPQRGAQLTDHCQIIPTTALKGIKPDPNGAPHCMCPEKCEVQMMEPTKIKVAKINQSDPCEKSPSPAASSAIRDQIKPQPEDATLSDTKSMLATQICEPEKLERQLLSAEVSDASQSPKVPRSLENDKTPQEQVAETELKPLKAANFNITSIPLEHLKLCPSYDIRLHRPAAQQEPPAQIQAETSPVRQAAVRKRFVELHRTLCKRVSKRVSATSEQQLTTWRSQLELAEPSSNKVQNVSSLLGIQARDKWLNEEINSALDEVLDRFREYIIHERCPFPHVMRTGAVFLPMLVVKEILFPEVPVTFIDQVLQEHKVQLRPTTLSEEKILTQLHKPCSSRLRRLMSLKHLPDVYADVLNLLYYSNVCKHLDSTSSDVQKTSQVGKEQQREG
- the c6h15orf39 gene encoding uncharacterized protein C15orf39 homolog isoform X3 translates to MPLFDESVAFAGLSKSSDMSGFIVKPVFPYGGAHFSYHPRGKDAAEFTTPWTNSSAASPTHQASGAKTGGDNSSLPDSPVYLAIPKALYLHNPCCHDLACVMRHRYNMEHGQTAALNADLEHNRSRGEPYHSPRSGIHQKAQDNPRDLQSDSCEEQIKRMTAESLTGGRSSRTEPNYSGYPCMPPLAMLASLSEQRRHLQPPPRGFAAFPPTHATYEHMTSELYQECSPMSKYGHPTKQPMFYYPQANVEVKHRTHSRDIGGEQREDVPVIRTSAIPSPREYYTFPPTLQGDIPLFFHGTETQPNHSFVHGLGYRCYAHPGFQIRNVEQQHVPTGLPSHRLILPGSDQRPSAAAAVGLQKSEQHVGPSEPSHVLLRMEPFSPTRPVLPPHFEINSLYPSITSRLDRQMERPVISPSGMTQDRPLDFSSYVSQIKPEHRKDFPVSPRTRLPQSPKQTSDCRSKLERLITTDKVNGIACGYADSVLKEGLKRRFPSLLKIKLEEPDSYEIDLTTKRRKSDTKRKREDYCPQMPVIGSVFSLAQEYLNAPEAFRSQVEPQRGAQLTDHCQIIPTTALKGIKPDPNGAPHCMCPEKCEVQMMEPTKIKVAKINQSDPCEKSPSPAASSAIRDQIKPQPEDATLSDTKSMLATQICEPEKLERQLLSAEVSDASQSPKVPRSLENDKTPQEQVAETELKPLKAANFNITSIPLEHLKLCPSYDIRLHRPAAQQEPPAQIQAETSPVRQAAVRKRFVELHRTLCKRVSKRVSATSEQQLTTWRSQLELAEPSSNKVQNVSSLLGIQARDKWLNEEINSALDEVLDRFREYIIHERCPFPHVMRTGAVFLPMLVVKEILFPEVPVTFIDQVLQEHKVQLRPTTLSEEKILTQLHKPCSSRLRRLMSLKHLPDVYADVLNLLYYSNVCKHLDSTSSDVQKTSQE